One genomic window of Polyangium aurulentum includes the following:
- a CDS encoding serine/threonine-protein kinase — translation MSLVAGALVGANVRLIRPLKRGGMGSVWLAEHLTLRTQVAVKFMSELLAQDREYVARFSREATASAQIKSPHVVQVFDHGISSDGTPYIVMELLEGEDLRTRLGRLGTISVEETAAIITQVARGLTKAHAAGIVHRDIKPDNIFLTDHDGELFVKLLDFGIAKHAAQESELGMTGTGAMVGTPHYMSPEQILSARRVDLRSDLWSLGVVAYRALTSQVPFQGETLGAVCIAIERGAFVPPSQRRPGLPPSLDPWFHRAFAREVDHRFQTAKEMAEAFVGAAQAGGVALQGTFRADTSGVGLSPSAASSATPAPTPVTRPSGEIGRTPQPFAPAAPFAPGAGALHGALGDPLWAASSAATGPEAHPQTFHGTSITRADWKKSSRRALVTMVSAALGVVVLGAIVIVLVAKRGGDDKPAETAVAAPPSASVVAAPPAPVETAAAQAPPAETAATAPSAVPSASATPAPTTVATTKVGAATRPTSTGRPKRDRGF, via the coding sequence GTGAGCCTCGTGGCCGGCGCCCTCGTGGGCGCGAACGTGCGCCTGATCCGCCCGCTCAAGCGCGGCGGCATGGGCAGCGTTTGGCTCGCGGAGCACCTCACGCTGCGCACGCAGGTCGCCGTGAAGTTCATGTCGGAGCTGCTCGCGCAGGACCGCGAGTACGTGGCCCGCTTCTCGCGCGAGGCCACGGCGAGCGCCCAGATCAAGAGCCCGCACGTCGTGCAGGTCTTCGATCACGGCATCTCGTCCGACGGCACGCCGTACATCGTGATGGAGCTGCTCGAGGGCGAGGATCTGCGCACGCGCCTCGGCCGCCTCGGGACGATCTCGGTGGAGGAGACGGCGGCCATCATCACGCAGGTCGCGCGCGGGCTGACGAAGGCGCACGCGGCCGGCATCGTCCATCGCGACATCAAGCCCGACAACATCTTCCTCACCGATCACGACGGCGAGCTGTTCGTGAAGCTGCTCGACTTCGGCATTGCCAAGCACGCCGCGCAGGAGAGCGAGCTTGGCATGACGGGCACGGGCGCGATGGTGGGGACGCCCCACTACATGAGCCCCGAGCAGATCTTGAGCGCGCGGCGCGTCGATCTCCGCTCGGATCTCTGGTCGCTCGGCGTCGTCGCCTACCGGGCGCTCACGAGCCAGGTTCCCTTCCAGGGCGAGACGCTCGGCGCGGTGTGCATCGCGATCGAGCGCGGCGCGTTCGTGCCTCCGAGCCAGCGCCGTCCGGGCCTGCCGCCGTCGCTCGATCCCTGGTTTCACCGCGCGTTCGCGCGCGAGGTCGACCATCGCTTCCAGACGGCGAAGGAGATGGCCGAGGCGTTCGTCGGCGCCGCGCAGGCAGGCGGGGTTGCGCTGCAGGGGACGTTCCGCGCCGACACGAGCGGCGTTGGGCTGTCGCCTTCCGCGGCGTCCTCGGCGACGCCCGCGCCCACGCCCGTCACGCGTCCGAGCGGGGAGATCGGCAGGACGCCGCAGCCCTTCGCGCCCGCTGCACCCTTTGCTCCTGGAGCGGGGGCGCTGCATGGCGCGCTCGGCGATCCGCTCTGGGCTGCGTCGAGCGCGGCGACGGGGCCCGAGGCGCACCCGCAGACGTTTCACGGCACGTCGATCACGCGCGCGGACTGGAAGAAATCGTCGCGGCGCGCGCTCGTCACCATGGTGTCGGCGGCGCTCGGGGTCGTGGTGCTCGGCGCGATCGTGATCGTGCTCGTGGCCAAGCGAGGCGGCGACGACAAGCCGGCCGAGACCGCCGTTGCTGCGCCTCCGAGCGCGTCCGTCGTCGCAGCTCCGCCCGCGCCGGTCGAGACTGCGGCTGCACAGGCTCCGCCCGCCGAGACGGCTGCGACGGCGCCTTCTGCGGTGCCGTCTGCCTCTGCGACGCCCGCTCCGACGACCGTCGCGACGACCAAGGTCGGGGCCGCGACGAGGCCGACCTCCACAGGGAGACCCAAGCGTGATCGTGGCTTCTGA
- the rbfA gene encoding 30S ribosome-binding factor RbfA, translating to MSGAVKRSARVASRVHEELAVLLRNMGDPRLSGVLITRVEMPDDLQTARVFVRHELAATLDAAGRKAMLRGLEAASGRLQRDVARAVVLRRAPALRFLYDDGQDNAFRVEEILREIQGEDERRGKD from the coding sequence ATGAGCGGTGCAGTCAAGCGTTCGGCCCGGGTGGCTTCGCGGGTGCACGAGGAGCTCGCGGTCCTGCTCAGGAACATGGGTGACCCGCGGCTCTCGGGCGTGCTGATCACGCGCGTGGAGATGCCCGACGACCTGCAGACGGCGCGCGTGTTCGTGCGGCACGAGCTGGCCGCCACGCTCGACGCGGCCGGTCGCAAGGCGATGCTGCGCGGGCTCGAGGCAGCCTCGGGCCGGCTGCAGCGCGACGTGGCCCGCGCGGTCGTGCTCCGCAGGGCCCCCGCCTTGCGCTTCCTGTACGACGACGGTCAGGACAACGCCTTCCGCGTCGAGGAGATCCTGCGCGAGATCCAGGGCGAGGACGAGCGCCGGGGTAAGGACTGA
- a CDS encoding DUF503 domain-containing protein, giving the protein MFVGVLRFSIDIPGARSLKDKRSVVRSLKERVQGRLKVSIAEVGALDHPQRATFGVAVVSNSSTVCDQLLSSVASMAGTLPDALMTDRATEIVSFGEGGSGVMGGIEQALDNDPYDDDEDE; this is encoded by the coding sequence ATGTTCGTCGGCGTTCTGCGCTTCAGCATCGATATCCCCGGCGCGCGGTCCCTGAAGGACAAACGCAGCGTCGTGCGCTCGCTCAAGGAGCGCGTGCAGGGGCGGCTCAAGGTCTCCATCGCCGAGGTCGGCGCGCTCGATCACCCGCAGCGCGCCACCTTCGGCGTGGCGGTGGTGTCGAACTCGAGCACGGTCTGCGATCAGCTCCTGTCGAGCGTGGCCAGCATGGCCGGGACGCTGCCCGACGCGCTGATGACGGACCGGGCGACCGAGATCGTGAGCTTCGGCGAAGGCGGAAGCGGCGTGATGGGCGGCATCGAGCAGGCGCTCGACAACGACCCCTACGACGACGACGAAGATGAATGA
- the infB gene encoding translation initiation factor IF-2 codes for MSKVRVYEVAKQLNMDQKTLVALFQSMGIGDVRNHMSAVESDVVERVKRHLERQKSPEVVEERIRPTVVKRRAQGTKGEAVPPARESRPEGGEAAPRAAAPAPAPAPAAPVARAVAPAPAVTPAATSSAAPAAPKPAAPATPVAEAKPAPAPEPAPQASPPEAPAKKVEEAPAAAPPAPAPVQAAAPAPAPAATEAKAPAAAPAPAPAPVAATAAKETPAPAPAAATAPAAEVKAAAPTPAPAAVEAPKPAPAEAAAPAPAAKAAEPSAPKAPEPAKKAEEPAKPAAAAEAPKPAPAPAASSAPAPAAKANEPGPKASEPVKKTEEPAKPAAAAASKPPASTGPGPSGRPAGQSPAGAARPGATPPPPAGARPGATPPPARPNTSAPPSSQQAQQQRPSSSAPPPRRDAPSTVPPRPSSPPKTGIDVWQGRPGVPMPAAQRTSTPRRTTYDPRAQAPVGQRPGTGFGPPGRPGMMQGGRPGGGRPGQGGFRQRPGGPMQQRRGPVQVSTQEMASHKKVVKIEEQVSLQQLAAKMSMKATDVLMKLLGMGMTGVNINSTLDADTAKIIASEFGWSVEDVAVSETQSLADATRIESEADMDFEVRPPIVTVMGHVDHGKTSLLDRIRKAAVAEGEAGGITQHVGAYRVETPRGTIAFLDTPGHEAFTAMRARGASLTDIVILVVAADDGVMPQTKEAISHAQAAKVPIIVAVNKIDKPGAEPDKIKRDLANLGLQPEEWGGQTMFVHVSAKTGENIDQLLESVILQAEILELKAYPKRRASGTVIEALLDRGRGPVARVMIQDGTLRTGDIIIAGGAWGKVRAMTDELGRTVGAAGPATPVEVLGLNEVPSAGDPVHAVKDAKTAEEIAETRRKKASKSLIPQDSRVSLETLTSRLAESDQLELKLIIKGDVQGSVEAIGHALTKLSGQKVKVTVVHAAVGGITEGDVNLAVASKAIIVGFNVRPAGKAASHAETEGVEIRLYNIIYNAVDDIRAAMEGLLPATKVEKQLGRAEVRQIFRIAKVGTVLGCMVVNGTVKRTAEARIIRDNVVVWTGKLSGLRRFKDDVKEVAEGFECGISLENFQDVKEGDIIESYEIEEVKTKLT; via the coding sequence ATGAGCAAAGTTCGGGTGTACGAAGTCGCTAAACAGCTCAACATGGACCAGAAGACGCTGGTCGCGCTCTTCCAGTCCATGGGTATCGGCGATGTCCGCAACCACATGAGCGCCGTCGAGAGCGACGTCGTCGAGCGGGTCAAGCGCCATCTCGAGCGGCAGAAGTCGCCCGAAGTGGTCGAGGAGCGGATCCGCCCCACGGTCGTCAAGCGCCGCGCGCAAGGCACCAAAGGGGAGGCCGTTCCGCCCGCACGTGAGAGCCGTCCCGAGGGTGGCGAGGCCGCCCCTCGCGCCGCTGCGCCCGCACCTGCTCCCGCACCTGCCGCTCCCGTCGCTCGCGCCGTTGCACCCGCACCTGCCGTGACCCCCGCCGCCACGAGCTCTGCAGCACCGGCTGCGCCGAAGCCGGCTGCGCCTGCGACGCCCGTCGCCGAGGCGAAGCCCGCGCCGGCTCCCGAGCCCGCTCCGCAGGCGTCGCCGCCCGAGGCGCCGGCCAAGAAGGTCGAGGAAGCACCGGCGGCCGCGCCGCCTGCGCCCGCGCCGGTCCAGGCCGCTGCGCCTGCGCCCGCACCTGCGGCCACCGAGGCGAAGGCCCCTGCTGCGGCGCCCGCTCCCGCCCCGGCACCCGTCGCCGCCACCGCCGCCAAGGAGACGCCCGCGCCCGCACCTGCGGCCGCGACCGCGCCTGCGGCCGAGGTGAAGGCCGCTGCGCCGACGCCTGCGCCCGCCGCGGTCGAGGCGCCGAAGCCCGCGCCCGCCGAGGCGGCCGCGCCTGCGCCCGCCGCGAAGGCGGCCGAGCCGTCCGCGCCCAAGGCTCCCGAGCCTGCGAAGAAGGCCGAGGAGCCCGCCAAGCCCGCCGCCGCAGCCGAGGCTCCGAAGCCCGCGCCCGCGCCGGCCGCGTCGAGCGCGCCTGCGCCCGCCGCGAAGGCGAACGAGCCTGGGCCGAAGGCGTCCGAGCCTGTGAAGAAGACCGAAGAGCCCGCCAAACCGGCGGCGGCAGCGGCCTCGAAGCCGCCTGCGTCCACGGGTCCAGGGCCGTCCGGCAGGCCTGCGGGGCAATCGCCCGCGGGAGCTGCGAGGCCCGGAGCAACTCCGCCGCCGCCCGCTGGGGCGAGGCCGGGGGCGACCCCGCCGCCGGCGCGTCCGAACACGAGCGCTCCGCCTTCGTCGCAGCAGGCGCAGCAGCAGCGTCCCAGCTCGTCGGCGCCGCCGCCGCGCAGGGATGCTCCGTCGACCGTGCCGCCGCGCCCGTCTTCGCCGCCGAAGACCGGCATCGACGTCTGGCAGGGGCGCCCTGGCGTCCCGATGCCGGCCGCGCAGCGCACGAGCACGCCGCGCCGGACCACCTACGATCCGCGCGCGCAGGCCCCTGTGGGGCAGCGTCCGGGCACGGGCTTCGGCCCGCCGGGTCGTCCTGGGATGATGCAGGGCGGTCGTCCTGGCGGCGGTCGTCCTGGCCAGGGCGGCTTCCGTCAGCGCCCGGGTGGCCCGATGCAGCAGCGTCGCGGGCCGGTGCAGGTCTCCACGCAGGAGATGGCCTCCCACAAGAAGGTCGTCAAAATCGAGGAGCAAGTCAGCCTGCAGCAGCTCGCCGCCAAGATGAGCATGAAGGCGACCGACGTGCTCATGAAGCTGCTCGGCATGGGCATGACGGGCGTGAACATCAACTCCACGCTCGACGCCGACACGGCGAAGATCATCGCCAGCGAGTTCGGCTGGAGCGTCGAGGACGTGGCCGTGAGCGAGACGCAGTCGCTCGCGGACGCGACGCGGATCGAGTCCGAAGCCGACATGGACTTCGAGGTTCGTCCGCCGATCGTCACCGTCATGGGTCACGTCGACCACGGCAAGACCTCGCTGCTCGACCGCATCCGCAAGGCGGCCGTCGCCGAGGGCGAGGCCGGCGGCATCACCCAGCACGTCGGCGCTTACCGCGTCGAGACGCCGCGAGGCACGATCGCCTTCCTCGACACGCCGGGCCACGAGGCGTTCACGGCCATGCGCGCGCGCGGCGCCTCGCTGACGGACATCGTCATCCTGGTCGTCGCGGCCGACGACGGCGTCATGCCTCAGACGAAGGAGGCGATCTCGCACGCCCAGGCGGCCAAGGTGCCCATCATCGTGGCCGTCAACAAGATCGACAAGCCGGGCGCCGAGCCGGACAAGATCAAGCGCGACCTCGCGAACCTGGGCCTTCAGCCCGAGGAGTGGGGCGGCCAGACGATGTTCGTGCACGTCTCGGCGAAGACCGGGGAGAACATCGATCAGCTCCTCGAGTCGGTCATCCTCCAGGCCGAGATCCTCGAGCTCAAGGCGTACCCGAAGCGGCGCGCCAGCGGCACGGTGATCGAGGCGCTGCTCGACCGCGGTCGCGGCCCGGTGGCGCGCGTGATGATCCAAGACGGCACCCTGCGCACCGGCGACATCATCATCGCCGGCGGCGCGTGGGGTAAGGTCCGCGCGATGACCGACGAGCTCGGTCGCACCGTCGGTGCGGCCGGTCCGGCCACGCCCGTCGAGGTCCTCGGCTTGAACGAGGTCCCGAGCGCGGGCGACCCGGTGCACGCGGTCAAGGACGCGAAGACGGCGGAGGAGATCGCGGAGACGCGTCGCAAGAAGGCGTCGAAGTCGCTCATCCCGCAGGACTCGCGCGTCTCGCTCGAGACCCTCACCTCGCGCCTCGCCGAGAGCGATCAGCTCGAGCTGAAGCTCATCATCAAGGGCGACGTGCAGGGCTCGGTCGAGGCCATCGGCCACGCGCTGACGAAGCTGTCGGGCCAGAAGGTCAAGGTCACGGTCGTGCACGCGGCCGTCGGTGGCATCACCGAGGGCGACGTGAACCTCGCCGTCGCGTCGAAGGCGATCATCGTCGGCTTCAACGTGCGGCCCGCGGGCAAGGCGGCGAGCCACGCGGAGACCGAGGGCGTCGAGATCAGGCTCTACAACATCATCTACAACGCGGTGGACGACATCCGCGCTGCGATGGAGGGCCTGCTGCCGGCGACCAAGGTCGAGAAGCAGCTCGGTCGCGCCGAGGTGCGCCAGATCTTCCGCATCGCCAAGGTCGGCACCGTCCTCGGCTGCATGGTGGTCAACGGGACGGTCAAGCGCACGGCCGAGGCGCGGATCATCCGCGACAACGTCGTCGTGTGGACGGGCAAGCTCTCGGGCCTGCGCCGCTTCAAGGACGACGTGAAGGAAGTGGCCGAGGGGTTCGAGTGCGGTATCTCGCTCGAGAACTTCCAGGACGTGAAGGAAGGCGACATCATCGAGTCGTACGAGATCGAAGAGGTCAAGACGAAGCTCACCTGA
- a CDS encoding YlxR family protein has protein sequence MQQASEREQTTARAEVPGSGTPRVRTCVGCGERVEIPRGVRAPSPLVRLVLGPGGEVAVDAAGGGFGRGAHVHPRPGCLEKAVQRGLARAAKAKVSLLRVEEPTGEGGEALVPLDAASLAQAIVRAVDRRIGGLVVAAARAHRLAPGSDAVKGADERGEAHAVLVAVDAAAAAELSAVRRAIADGRAVSWGTKQTIGLLCSAAGSAKRAEGLGVVAITDTRIAGALQEAVRMALAVTTLASPRRAHPAGAEPVRKRHDFNQSGGASAEEVARSGQGRRADG, from the coding sequence ATGCAACAGGCGAGCGAAAGAGAGCAGACGACGGCGCGAGCGGAGGTTCCCGGCAGCGGGACGCCTCGGGTGCGCACGTGTGTCGGCTGCGGCGAGCGGGTGGAGATCCCGCGGGGCGTGCGCGCGCCTTCGCCGCTCGTTCGCCTGGTGCTCGGTCCAGGGGGCGAGGTCGCGGTGGATGCGGCCGGCGGCGGCTTCGGGCGCGGGGCGCACGTGCACCCGCGACCGGGCTGCCTCGAGAAGGCCGTTCAGCGCGGCCTCGCGCGTGCCGCCAAGGCCAAGGTGAGCCTTTTGCGGGTGGAAGAGCCGACGGGCGAGGGGGGCGAAGCGCTCGTCCCGCTCGACGCGGCGTCGCTCGCGCAAGCGATCGTTCGCGCGGTCGATCGGCGCATCGGGGGCCTCGTCGTCGCGGCGGCTCGGGCGCATCGTCTCGCGCCGGGATCGGACGCGGTGAAGGGCGCGGACGAGCGGGGCGAGGCGCATGCGGTGCTCGTCGCCGTCGACGCGGCGGCCGCGGCGGAGCTGTCGGCCGTGCGCCGCGCGATCGCCGATGGGCGCGCAGTTTCTTGGGGGACAAAGCAAACCATTGGGCTGCTCTGCTCGGCTGCTGGCTCGGCCAAGCGGGCCGAGGGGCTCGGGGTTGTGGCCATCACGGACACGCGCATCGCAGGGGCGTTGCAGGAAGCCGTGCGGATGGCGTTGGCTGTGACTACGTTGGCCTCTCCGCGCCGGGCGCATCCGGCAGGTGCGGAGCCGGTGCGCAAGCGCCATGATTTCAATCAATCTGGCGGTGCGAGCGCAGAAGAAGTGGCACGATCCGGTCAGGGTCGGCGTGCGGACGGGTGA
- the nusA gene encoding transcription termination factor NusA produces the protein MATMGATPTSDTSLGSILEQVAKEKGIDRKILVETIEAAILKAAQSVFGPTRELEARFNEESGQVDLFQYMTVVEAVAEPEREISIADVEKHKLEATLGEELGFQVFWRPEDAERAREQDKEFGDILKLKAGRTTFGRIAAQTAKQVLLQRVRDAERDLIFNEYKDRKGELIRGIVRRFEKGNNIIVDIGKTEGILPFREQTPRETYRPGDRIVAYVKDIDREARGPQVILSRSDPRLVEKLFEAEVPEIYEGIVRIVSVAREPGARSKIAVTSRDADVDPVGACVGMKGSRVQAVVQELRGEKIDIVPFDRDPARYVIAAIQPAEVHKVIVDEADGRMELVVPDEKLSLAIGRKGQNVRLAAQLTNWKLDIISESKFKQMEEEAIHALQQIDGVSENIAKSMYRLGFRALEEVSEASTEELAAIPGLGGAEVADRIKAQADTTMERLRQERIRSASMRTEPLSDRERLMFIRGVGDRTVVLLEEAGYRSVEDILREDEDRLAIRTGLGIKKARAIKQGARDFVESEQKVLEAGRADAKRAAVAASAKQA, from the coding sequence ATGGCAACGATGGGAGCGACGCCCACTTCGGACACGAGCCTCGGCTCCATCCTCGAGCAGGTCGCGAAGGAGAAGGGCATCGACCGGAAGATCCTCGTCGAGACGATCGAGGCGGCGATCCTGAAGGCAGCGCAGAGCGTCTTCGGGCCGACGCGCGAGCTCGAGGCGCGTTTCAACGAGGAGAGCGGCCAGGTCGATCTCTTCCAGTACATGACCGTGGTCGAGGCGGTGGCCGAGCCCGAGCGCGAGATCTCGATCGCCGACGTCGAGAAGCACAAGCTCGAGGCGACGCTCGGCGAGGAGCTCGGCTTCCAGGTCTTCTGGCGCCCCGAGGACGCCGAGCGCGCGCGCGAGCAGGACAAGGAGTTCGGCGACATCCTGAAGCTCAAGGCCGGTCGCACGACGTTCGGCCGCATCGCCGCGCAGACGGCCAAGCAGGTGCTCCTGCAGCGCGTCCGCGACGCCGAGCGCGATCTCATCTTCAACGAGTACAAGGATCGCAAGGGCGAGCTCATCCGAGGCATCGTTCGTCGCTTCGAGAAGGGCAACAACATCATCGTCGACATCGGCAAGACGGAGGGGATCCTGCCCTTCCGCGAGCAGACGCCGCGCGAGACGTACCGCCCGGGCGACCGCATCGTCGCCTACGTGAAGGACATCGATCGCGAGGCGCGCGGCCCGCAGGTGATCCTGTCGCGGAGCGATCCGCGCCTCGTCGAGAAGCTCTTCGAGGCCGAGGTGCCCGAGATCTACGAGGGCATCGTGCGCATCGTGTCGGTCGCGCGCGAGCCGGGGGCTCGGTCGAAGATCGCGGTCACCTCGCGTGACGCGGACGTCGATCCGGTGGGCGCCTGCGTCGGCATGAAGGGCTCGCGCGTGCAAGCCGTCGTGCAGGAACTACGCGGAGAGAAGATCGACATCGTGCCCTTCGATCGCGATCCGGCGCGCTACGTCATCGCGGCCATCCAGCCCGCCGAGGTGCACAAGGTCATCGTCGACGAGGCGGACGGGCGCATGGAGCTCGTCGTGCCGGACGAGAAGCTGTCGCTCGCGATCGGCAGGAAGGGCCAGAACGTCAGGCTCGCCGCCCAGCTCACGAACTGGAAGCTCGACATCATCAGCGAGTCGAAGTTCAAGCAGATGGAGGAGGAGGCGATCCACGCCCTGCAGCAGATCGACGGCGTGAGCGAGAACATCGCGAAGTCGATGTACCGCCTCGGCTTCCGCGCGCTCGAAGAGGTGAGCGAGGCGTCGACCGAGGAGCTCGCCGCGATCCCTGGCCTCGGCGGCGCCGAGGTGGCCGATCGGATCAAGGCGCAGGCCGACACGACCATGGAGCGTCTCCGCCAGGAGCGCATCCGTTCGGCGAGCATGCGGACCGAGCCGCTCAGCGATCGCGAGCGCCTCATGTTCATCCGCGGCGTGGGTGACCGGACCGTGGTGCTCCTCGAAGAGGCGGGCTATCGGTCCGTGGAAGACATCCTGCGCGAGGACGAGGACCGGCTGGCGATCCGGACGGGCCTCGGCATCAAGAAGGCGCGGGCCATCAAGCAGGGCGCGCGGGACTTCGTGGAGAGCGAGCAGAAGGTGCTCGAGGCGGGCCGCGCCGACGCCAAGCGCGCGGCTGTGGCGGCCTCGGCCAAGCAGGCGTAG
- the rimP gene encoding ribosome maturation factor RimP: MQASNDQTSKTTIDLDRVRAAVGPVLSTHGVVLVDVEWFTDQGAWTLRLTIEHEGAELAGDVAGGVSIDDCADVSRDVSAVLDADETLIPHHFSLEVSSPGLDRRLKSPADFKRFRGKTAKVKLAHPAPDGQKLLRGQLVEADEGKVAVIVDGKRIEAPFDDIVEARLVFELAPQPKKGPRTGKGQRGKAKGPTR; the protein is encoded by the coding sequence ATGCAGGCGTCGAACGATCAAACGAGCAAAACCACGATCGATCTGGACCGTGTCCGCGCGGCGGTGGGCCCCGTGCTGTCCACGCACGGCGTCGTGCTCGTCGATGTCGAGTGGTTCACCGATCAGGGAGCCTGGACGCTGCGGCTGACGATCGAGCACGAGGGGGCCGAGCTTGCGGGGGACGTGGCGGGCGGCGTGTCGATCGACGACTGCGCCGATGTCTCGCGGGACGTCTCGGCGGTGCTCGATGCGGACGAGACCCTCATCCCGCATCACTTCAGCCTCGAAGTTTCCTCGCCCGGGCTCGACAGGCGGCTCAAGTCGCCGGCCGACTTCAAGCGGTTCCGCGGCAAGACGGCCAAGGTCAAGCTCGCGCATCCGGCTCCGGACGGGCAGAAGCTGCTGAGAGGGCAGCTCGTGGAGGCGGACGAGGGCAAGGTGGCCGTCATCGTCGACGGCAAGCGGATCGAAGCGCCCTTCGACGACATCGTCGAGGCGCGTCTCGTATTCGAGCTCGCGCCGCAGCCGAAGAAGGGCCCGCGGACGGGCAAGGGGCAGCGCGGGAAGGCCAAGGGGCCGACCCGTTAG
- a CDS encoding phosphoglycerate dehydrogenase, with protein MRLLLADKMDTQALDELRVLGIEIISRPELTKDTLPAALDGIGILVVRSTEVTARAIEAGRHLNLIVRAGAGVNTIDVPAASARGIYVANCPGKNAIAVAELTMGLVLALDRRVVDATAELRAGRWEKAKYSQAQGLYGRRIGIAGLGAIGREVIARARSFGLEPHAWSRSLSPGRAQKLDVGYARTLEELAARSDVFTVHLPLVERTRGIIGKNVFDALPEGAIVVNTARSEIMDYEALEEAIAKKGLRVGLDVFPNEPEKSSAPFESRLFGKGTLYATPHIGASTEQAQRAIAMETARIIRAFLTEEDVPNVVNICATSPARYAVVLRMLDKVGVLANTLSVLKRHGINIEEISNTVFEGATATCTKMRVSGRPSDACLKEIAAFAEVLHVDVVALPNLA; from the coding sequence ATGCGCCTCCTGCTCGCCGACAAGATGGACACCCAGGCGCTCGATGAGCTCCGCGTCCTGGGCATCGAGATCATCTCCCGACCGGAGCTTACCAAGGACACGCTGCCCGCAGCCCTCGACGGCATCGGGATCCTCGTCGTTCGCTCGACCGAGGTCACCGCGCGCGCGATCGAGGCAGGCCGGCACTTGAACCTCATCGTGCGCGCGGGCGCGGGTGTGAACACGATCGACGTCCCTGCCGCGAGCGCGCGCGGCATCTACGTCGCCAACTGCCCCGGCAAGAACGCGATCGCGGTCGCGGAGCTCACGATGGGGCTCGTGCTCGCGCTCGATCGACGCGTGGTCGACGCGACGGCGGAGCTGCGCGCGGGGCGCTGGGAGAAGGCCAAGTACTCGCAGGCGCAGGGCCTGTACGGCCGGCGCATCGGCATCGCAGGGCTCGGCGCGATCGGCCGCGAGGTGATCGCGCGGGCGCGCTCGTTCGGCCTCGAGCCGCACGCCTGGTCGCGCTCGCTCTCTCCGGGGCGCGCGCAGAAGCTCGACGTGGGCTACGCGCGCACGCTCGAGGAGCTCGCGGCGCGCTCGGATGTGTTCACCGTGCACCTGCCGCTCGTGGAGCGGACGCGCGGCATCATCGGCAAGAACGTCTTCGATGCGCTGCCGGAGGGCGCGATCGTGGTGAACACCGCGCGCAGCGAGATCATGGACTACGAGGCGCTCGAGGAGGCGATCGCGAAGAAGGGCCTGCGCGTCGGGCTCGACGTCTTCCCGAACGAGCCCGAGAAGAGCTCGGCGCCGTTCGAGTCGCGCCTGTTCGGCAAGGGCACGCTCTACGCGACGCCGCACATCGGCGCGTCGACAGAGCAGGCGCAGCGCGCGATCGCGATGGAGACTGCGCGCATCATCCGCGCGTTCCTCACCGAGGAGGACGTGCCCAACGTGGTGAACATCTGCGCGACGTCGCCTGCCCGTTACGCGGTCGTGCTGCGGATGCTCGACAAGGTGGGCGTCCTGGCCAATACGCTGAGCGTGCTCAAGCGACACGGCATCAACATCGAGGAGATCTCGAACACGGTGTTCGAGGGCGCGACGGCGACGTGCACGAAGATGCGCGTGTCCGGCCGCCCGAGCGACGCGTGCCTGAAGGAGATCGCCGCGTTCGCCGAGGTCTTGCACGTCGACGTGGTGGCTCTGCCGAACCTCGCGTGA
- a CDS encoding FG-GAP repeat domain-containing protein, which translates to MSLLVATSGCVSNHRVSPWGGGSLPPISAFAAPSDLEAQLAAVDAETGALGLRKTLELRGELPRGGGPVIARGYEKTDAAGRIAHAVRVATAHGVVLAIGPFNEPEVDDRHAELVSAHAQDALASADDTVTRALTDLNGDGLPDAVLRNRRGTLELHRIGPLGSNRYDVIMFVAPTELADADGDGRLDLVGRAEAAEGDPIAPVLVDTATFDGGRYTNATAGARAFHAQRADPQPARSKNPPPPPDDATRLRGAIERAWHAILAGRPRARVLEALGGEPVPAALRAAFDRHRARIEALPVLDADKSGNAR; encoded by the coding sequence TTGTCGCTCCTCGTGGCGACATCCGGGTGCGTCTCGAACCACCGCGTCTCCCCCTGGGGTGGAGGATCGCTTCCCCCCATCTCCGCCTTCGCCGCGCCCTCTGATCTCGAGGCGCAGCTCGCCGCCGTCGACGCCGAGACCGGCGCGCTCGGCCTACGTAAAACCCTGGAGCTGCGTGGCGAGCTTCCCCGCGGCGGGGGCCCCGTCATCGCGCGCGGGTACGAAAAGACAGACGCCGCAGGCAGAATCGCCCACGCCGTGAGAGTGGCCACCGCGCATGGGGTCGTGCTGGCGATCGGCCCCTTCAATGAGCCCGAGGTCGACGATCGTCACGCCGAGCTCGTCTCCGCGCACGCGCAAGACGCGCTCGCGAGCGCAGACGACACCGTCACGCGCGCGCTCACCGATCTCAACGGCGACGGTTTGCCCGATGCGGTGCTCCGCAACCGCCGCGGCACCCTCGAACTCCACCGCATCGGCCCGCTCGGATCGAACCGCTACGACGTCATCATGTTCGTTGCGCCGACCGAGCTCGCGGACGCAGACGGCGACGGGCGGCTCGATCTCGTCGGACGCGCAGAAGCTGCCGAGGGCGATCCGATCGCGCCCGTGCTCGTCGACACGGCGACGTTCGACGGCGGCCGCTACACGAACGCCACGGCGGGAGCGCGAGCCTTCCACGCGCAGCGCGCCGATCCGCAACCCGCACGCAGCAAGAATCCCCCTCCCCCGCCCGACGACGCCACACGCCTGCGAGGCGCGATCGAGCGCGCATGGCACGCCATCCTCGCCGGCCGCCCGCGCGCTCGCGTCCTCGAAGCGCTCGGCGGGGAGCCCGTCCCCGCAGCGCTTCGCGCCGCATTCGATCGACACCGCGCGCGCATCGAAGCTCTGCCCGTCCTCGACGCGGACAAGAGCGGCAACGCTCGCTAG